The proteins below are encoded in one region of Triticum aestivum cultivar Chinese Spring chromosome 1B, IWGSC CS RefSeq v2.1, whole genome shotgun sequence:
- the LOC123079120 gene encoding uncharacterized protein: MVSWSEGSSSSFDGYSVTSEAPAAATIFCSEWTSLAPDLAVRCEHQCVCEKLVSFESVDSGRRYLACAQKEIPKCNFVEWIDPEWPATLKMSLARVWGMYQDENKLRLRENVVNAEENFRVVKEKEQMEKDLRFLKLDFVKMVADKEQAITELGNARLVVSNLKQELEKKKMSDKSSTTIHQVVRAKAEKERDEMKQKMDNMKEQMDNMKEELDKVVSQRDDLKKEKKKLEYMIGDSFRHKEENKSKIRRLKEILDKFE, encoded by the exons ATGGTGTCTTGGAGTGAAGGATCCAGCTCTTCGTTCGACGGCTACTCTGTCACAAGTGAG GCTCCTGCTGCTGCCACCATTTTCTGCTCTGAATGGACAAGCCTTGCTCCAGATCTTGCAGTTAGATGTGAACATCAGTGTGTCTGTGAGAAGTTAGTTTCCTTTGAATCAGTTGACAGTGGAAGGAGGTATCTTGCTTGTGCACAAAAG GAAATACCTAAATGCAACTTTGTGGAGTGGATTGACCCTGAATGGCCTGCCACTCTGAAGATGAGTTTAGCCAGGGTTTGGGGCATGTATCAGGATGAGAACAAGCTAAGGCTCAGGGAAAATGTAGTTAATGCTGAAGAAAATTTTAGGGTTGTGAAAGAGAAGGAACAGATGGAAAAGGATCTGAGGTTTTTAAAACTAGATTTTGTTAAGATGGTGGCTGACAAGGAGCAGGCAATTACTGAATTGGGCAATGCAAGACTTGTTGTTTCTAACctgaagcaagagcttgagaagaaGAAGATGTCTGATAAATCTAGCACTACCATTCATCAGGTTGTGAGGGCTaaggcagagaaagagagggatgagATGAAGCAAAAGATGGACAACATGAAGGAACAGATGGACAACATGAAGGAAGAGTTGGACAAAGTTGTGTCACAGAGGGATGacctgaagaaggagaagaagaaacttGAGTACATGATTGGTGATTCATTCAGGCACAAGGAGGAGAACAAGAGCAAGATAAGGAGGTTGAAGGAGATCTTAGATAAATTTGAGTAA
- the LOC123133965 gene encoding protein ALTERED PHOSPHATE STARVATION RESPONSE 1 → MGCRSSRLDAADVSPVAALCRERRDLMLAAGDRRAVLAAAHAAYFRALPRVADALARFAHEHHAASPPGSPVLTLPPSDHDEPKKPSASSSTPHTDSGHSHIHFHSDASDSDPDSADDCACDAPGHGHGARGGVSGRGEIPPPAGVPQQRHIPEPAAVSPAMPWQGRPAMPWGGMPQMPWDGRPEMPWAQASYDAYPSSFPIPDVAIPNAYYMKASSATANTVYQEPYGYSNFATNVPSSYMGYEYGYNNPMYGVPEGGQPAEHRGREAAAPAPAPPPPMPMPEASPWDFFNPFDSYNQDLPHYNQKGFAPDGSFSSSPNSSEVREREGIPELEEETEHESSMRESLKARKAVESTASNRIDNVDVSAKVKVSMEHTECEIDSVVSASVLDSGEGSVCSCDCDNANAGGGGAASAGDDPAKVKRVSSEEHSSMVVGENAPLPSFGTRDVAEVVEEIKEQFNSAVACGDDVARILEVGSIRYRPRSRILKLIVSRMMGTFALLFSEPPVKNAEQSTVGSSNRTQNSSKRIDSTSGVEINTLSSIMDRLYVWEKRLHKEIMEEEKLRITYDKEWKRLKELDESGAEPYKIDSTRASIRTLLTRINIAMRSAKVISRRIHILRDDELHPHLVKLIQGHVRMWKFILECHRKQFHSILETKSHILIPKNGPERNSSKVTLELEMELLNWCSCFRNWITSQKAYIETLNGWLLKWLPQEKEETSDGIAPFSPGRLGAPGVFITANDWCQTMKRIPEGAVVDAMDAFAVNVHILWERQDEAHQQKMKTDYLSRDFSKRLKSHQKDQVLPGHPKAGKAVLPDGDNGRAVDSRMVALDALHTRLDEQRARHEETVREIQESSATDLKAGLAPIFEALESFTQETLKGYENVRVPDSGIA, encoded by the exons ATGGGGTGCCGGAGCTCGCGGCTGGACGCGGCGGACGTGTCCCCCGTGGCCGCGCTCTGCCGGGAGCGCCGCGACCTGATGCTCGCGGCGGGCGACCGCCGCGCCGTGCTCGCGGCCGCGCACGCCGCCTACTTCCGCGCGCTCCCGCGGGTGGCCGACGCGCTCGCGCGCTTCGCGCACGAGcaccacgccgcctcgccgcccgggtCGCCCGTGCTCACGCTGCCCCCCTCCGACCACGACGAGCCCAAGAAGCCCAGCGCCTCCAGCTCCACCCCGCACACCGACTCCGGCCACTCCCACATCCACTTCCACTCCGACGCCTCCGACTCTGATCCCGACTCCGCCGACGACTGCGCTTGCGATGCCCCCGGGCACGGGCACGGCGCCCGCGGCGGTGTCAGTGGCCGCGGCGAGATCCCGCCGCCGGCCGGAGTGCCCCAGCAGCGTCACATCCCAGAGCCTGCAGCGGTCAGCCCGGCCATGCCATGGCAGGGCAGGCCCGCGATGCCGTGGGGCGGCATGCCCCAAATGCCGTGGGACGGCAGGCCCGAGATGCCATGGGCGCAGGCCTCCTACGACGCCTACCCTTCTTCGTTCCCAATCCCAGATGTCGCAATCCCGAATGCCTACTACATGAAGGCCAGTTCGGCCACGGCGAACACGGTGTACCAAGAACCATACGGCTACAGCAACTTCGCCACCAATGTGCCTTCTTCTTACATGGGGTACGAATACGGGTACAACAACCCAATGTACGGCGTGCCGGAGGGGGGCCAGCCGGCGGAGCATCGTGGCCgggaggcggcggctccggctccggcgccgccgccaccgatgCCGATGCCGGAAGCGTCGCCGTGGGATTTCTTCAACCCGTTCGACTCCTACAACCAGGACCTTCCACACTACAATCAAAAGGGGTTTGCTCCGGACGGGTCGTTCTCCAGCAGCCCCAACTCCAGCGAGGTGAGGGAAAGGGAGGGGATCCCGGAGCTGGAGGAGGAGACGGAACACGAGTCGTCGATGAGGGAGTCGCTGAAGGCGAGGAAGGCGGTGGAGAGCACGGCGTCGAACCGGATCGACAATGTGGATGTCAGTGCCAAGGTGAAGGTGTCAATGGAGCACACCGAGTGCGAGATTGACAGCGTCGTCAGTGCTTCGGTTCTCGACTCAGGGGAGGGGAGCGTCTGTAGCTGTGACTGTGACAACGCCAATGCTGGAGGAGGAGGGGCAGCGTCGGCTGGCGATGATCCGGCGAAGGTGAAGAGGGTAAGCTCAGAGGAGCACTCTTCCATGGTGGTCGGTGAGAATGCGCCGCTGCCGAGCTTTGGGACGAGGGATGTTGCAGAGGTTGTGGAGGAGATCAAGGAGCAGTTCAACTCCGCCGTCGCCTGTGGAGAtgatgttgccaggatcctcgaggTCGGGAGCATTCGGTACAGACCGCGGAGTAGGATCTTGAAAT TGATAGTTTCACGGATGATGGGAACCTTTGCCTTGTTGTTCTCTGAACCTCCGGTGAAGAATGCGGAGCAATCAACAGTTGGTTCATCCAACAGAACTCAGAATTCAAGTAAAAGAATCGATAGTACCAGCGGTGTTGAGATTAATACCCTGTCTTCTATAATGGACAGATTGTATGTGTGGGAGAAAAGACTTCACAAGGAGATTATG GAGGAAGAAAAGTTGAGGATTACATATGACAAAGAATGGAAGCGCCTTAAAGAGTTGGATGAGAGTGGTGCAGAACCGTATAAAATTGATTCCACACGGGCCTCAATAAGGACACTGCTCACCAGAATCAATATTGCAATGAGATCAGCCAAAGTTATTTCTAGGAGAATCCACATACTACGGGATGATGAGCTACATCCGCACCTTGTTAAGCTCATTCAGGG GCATGTTAGAATGTGGAAATTCATTCTTGAGTGCCACAGGAAGCAATTTCACTCCATACTTGAAACTAAATCTCATATTCTCATTCCTAAGAATGGACCAGAAAGAAACTCCTCCAAGGTTACACTGGAACTAGAAATGGAACTTCTGAACTGGTGTTCCTGTTTCAGAAACTGGATCACATCCCAAAAGGCGTATATCGAAACACTCAATGGCTGGTTACTCAAATGGCTTCCTCAGGAAAAGGAGGAAACGTCCGACGGCATCGCGCCGTTCTCTCCTGGTAGACTTGGAGCTCCTGGCGTGTTCATCACAGCAAATGATTGGTGTCAGACCATGAAAAGGATACCAGAAGGCGCTGTCGTGGATGCGATGGATGCTTTTGCTGTTAATGTGCACATATTATGGGAGCGACAAGACGAAGCGCATCAGCAGAAGATGAAAACTGACTATTTATCTAGAGATTTCTCAAAGAGGCTCAAATCTCACCAAAAGGATCAAGTCTTGCCTGGGCATCCTAAAGCTGGTAAGGCAGTTTTACCTGACGGCGACAATGGCAGGGCGGTAGATAGCCGCATGGTAGCTTTGGATGCATTGCATACAAGATTGGATGAGCAGAGAGCTAGGCATGAGGAGACTGTGAGAGAAATCCAAGAGTCAAGTGCAACTGACCTGAAAGCAGGCCTGGCTCCAATATTTGAAGCGTTGGAGTCTTTTACTCAAGAGACACTGAAAGGTTATGAGAATGTAAGGGTTCCTGACAGTGGTATAGCCTGA